Below is a genomic region from Prolixibacteraceae bacterium.
TATGAAGGCAAAGAATATATTAGTTGCACTTTCGCTATTTGGGGTAGGAATGTTATCCTCTTGTGAGAGTATGTTAGATATTGAACCTCAATCATATTATATTAAGGATAAGTTCTTTAAAGATGCTGATCAAGCAGAAATGTCTGTTAAAGGAATTTATGATGTGTTGAGTACCAAGTATACTTACTCACATTTACTCTCTTTAAATTATCCTATGGATAACGATATCTCCTTTATGAAAGGAGCTACTTTTAACAACGATAACAGATTGATTGCTCATTATACAGTAACTCCAACGACTTCATTGGTCGAAAGAACATGGGGATATTTGTATAAAGGAGTAGAGAATGCAAACGTTGCTATTGAAGGAATCCATTCAATGGACCTTTATAAAAATGGAACGGACGCTTCAAAAAAGAGGTTGTTTCAACTGGAAGCAGAAGCAAAGTTTATGCGAGCATTCCTATATTTTGATTTGGTGCGTCTTTGGGGCGATGTCCCTCTAAAAACTACGGCTACTGTAACATCGGATGATTACAGTATTGAACGTTCGGATAGAGACTTGGTATACGCACAGATTATCAAAGATCTAAGAGAGGCTAAGAGTCTTTTAGGTGAAGATACCGGATATCAAAATGATAGAGTAAGCCAAGGAGCGATCAGTGGTTATATTGTTCGTGCACTTCTTTACCGTGCTGGGTATTATTTGGCTGCCGATGGTAACATGAAACGTAGTCCAGATTATTTAACGTATTATAAGGAAGCTGCAGTCGAAGCAAAAGAGTTAATGGATAGAGGGACTCATGATCTTTTAGATGATTATGAGCAATTATTTAAGAATCTCGCAATATTCAAACAGGATGCCAAAGAGAATCTTTTTGAAATAGCATTTTTCAATGCTTCGCATGGAACACAAGATGCTGGGATTATTGGAACATGGAATAGTCCGCTTGTTAAAGCAGGTAAGTATGGTAGAGCTAATGCGTATGTTCAAGTTGTTCCTACTTTCAAAGACGAATTTGAAGGGTTAGACCAAAGGCGTGATGTATCTGTTGCAGACTTCACAATTGATGCAGATGGTTCTCATAAATCAATTGGCGAAGGGAAGCCTTTTTATCCTGGAAAGTGGAGAAGAGATTGGATTGCGGAACCTGCTCAAAATCCGAATAATACCAACGTAAACTGGTGTACATTAAGATATGCAGATGTACTACTTATGTTTGCAGAAGCTGTAAATGAGGTGAGAGATGATCTTCCAGCCGGTATTACATTGCAAGATGGGTTCGATGCGATAAATAAAGTTCGTAAGAGAGCTGGGGTTATTGATGTAGAGAATACGCTTGACCATAATGATTTCTTATTAGCGATTCAGAAAGAGCGTAAATTAGAGTTGTGTTTTGAAGGGTGGAGAAAGTATGATTTGATTCGATGGAACTTATTGGATACAAAAATTAAAGAAACACAAGCTAAAATGAACGCAGAGTACCCTAGTGCAAACTCTACTGGTAATCAGATAGGTTATTTAGCAGGAAACCATTTTGAAGCTAACAAACACGAATTATTGCCAATTCCTCAAAGAGAAATTGCAGAGAATAATAAGTTGAAGGAGCATCAAAATCCAAAATACTAAGAATAAATTAGGTGGAGCAAAAGTAAATTTTGTTTTTAATAGATTCGGGGCAACCAATTATGGTTGCCCTTTTTTGCTTTTATTTGTTACGTTGTAAAGAATTAGCTCATAAGTATAGTCGTATTATAGTATGTGTTTTGATGTTCAATTTACTGTTTATTAGTCTGCTATGTGTTTTAATTTCTGTGGTTGCTATAAGTTTGAAAAATAAAAAGAGAAAAATCCTACTTTGATTGTTACACTTTAATGTGAATATCGTCATGATAATGTATGGGACCAAAATCGAATATAATAACGGATACTTTGCGATTGCGCTTGATACAGTTTGCTCGAACATTTATGACCGACTATGCTTATGCAGAGGATGTGGTACAAGATGTTCAGCTTAAGCTCTTATCTAGCAATAGTGCATTGGATAACGTGGACAACATAGAAGCTTTTCTGTTCCGTATGGTTCGAAACAGGTGTTTGGATCTAATCAAAGTTAAACGCAATAAGTTTACTTTATTAGAGAACAATATGGACTGTGAAGACAGAGATCTAATGCATCTGATTGAAAGCAAAGAGATGTCACAAGTCGCTGTAACATTGATGGAGGAGCTACCCGAGAAACAAAGGATGGTAATTTATTTAAATGATGTAGAACAGATGAATTCAGATGAGATATCTGACATCCTAAATATGGATCCTAAAACAATAAGGGTAAACTTGTCTAGAGCGAGAAAACAAATAAGGGAACGATTAAAAATTATATGTGCATATGGTACCGCCTAAGATATATGAGTTGCTAGATAAATATTACGAGGGCACCAATAGTCCTTCTGAACTCAATGAGTTAGTCTGTTTCTTTAAACAAACAGATGAGATTCCTTCAGACCTACTACCTGATAAGGTGATGATTCTAGGTGTTGATGGTTTACATGATCGTTTGATACCCAAAGAGACCATGGATACCAATAAGAAAGTGATTACACCGAGATGGTATAGATGGGTTGCTGCGGCTTCAATTGTGGCTGTAATATCTATTGTTGGAGTCAATGAATTGTTCGAGACAATACCAAAGAAGCAGCCTATTTATGGTTATTATAATGGAAAACCTATCACAAATAGATTAGTAGCAGCGGAGCAATTTAATAGTACTTTAAATAAGATATCCCCTTCATTCTTGAAGATGCATAAAGAGGTGGAAAAGATAGAGGAAATGAAGAAATGTAATGATGTAATAAATAAAGTAAAGCCATGATAAAGAAGATCATTTTAATAATGACTGTATTGATGTCGTTGAGCTCATATGGTCAAGGCAATGTGAGGAGCTATTTATCTAGTCTGTCAGGCAAAAAAGGTTATACTACAATAGAGTTTACTCCTTTTATGTTTGATATGATTCGTAATGCAGAATTGGAGACTGAAGGGGCTGATGATCTTTTTGATAATATCGATTCAATGTTGTTAATCACGACAGATGAAAACTCTAT
It encodes:
- a CDS encoding RagB/SusD family nutrient uptake outer membrane protein codes for the protein MKAKNILVALSLFGVGMLSSCESMLDIEPQSYYIKDKFFKDADQAEMSVKGIYDVLSTKYTYSHLLSLNYPMDNDISFMKGATFNNDNRLIAHYTVTPTTSLVERTWGYLYKGVENANVAIEGIHSMDLYKNGTDASKKRLFQLEAEAKFMRAFLYFDLVRLWGDVPLKTTATVTSDDYSIERSDRDLVYAQIIKDLREAKSLLGEDTGYQNDRVSQGAISGYIVRALLYRAGYYLAADGNMKRSPDYLTYYKEAAVEAKELMDRGTHDLLDDYEQLFKNLAIFKQDAKENLFEIAFFNASHGTQDAGIIGTWNSPLVKAGKYGRANAYVQVVPTFKDEFEGLDQRRDVSVADFTIDADGSHKSIGEGKPFYPGKWRRDWIAEPAQNPNNTNVNWCTLRYADVLLMFAEAVNEVRDDLPAGITLQDGFDAINKVRKRAGVIDVENTLDHNDFLLAIQKERKLELCFEGWRKYDLIRWNLLDTKIKETQAKMNAEYPSANSTGNQIGYLAGNHFEANKHELLPIPQREIAENNKLKEHQNPKY
- a CDS encoding sigma-70 family RNA polymerase sigma factor, with product MGPKSNIITDTLRLRLIQFARTFMTDYAYAEDVVQDVQLKLLSSNSALDNVDNIEAFLFRMVRNRCLDLIKVKRNKFTLLENNMDCEDRDLMHLIESKEMSQVAVTLMEELPEKQRMVIYLNDVEQMNSDEISDILNMDPKTIRVNLSRARKQIRERLKIICAYGTA